Genomic segment of Umezawaea sp. Da 62-37:
CGCGGCAGAGGTGGGCCACACCGTGATCGGGTACGACGTCGACGAGGGCCGGATAGGCATGCTCCTGGCGGGCACGTCGTACGTGGAGGACGTGTCCGACGAGCGGCTGGCCTGCGTGGTCGCCGCCGGGACCTACGTGCCGACGGCCAATCCCGCGGACCTGGCCGGTTTCGAGGTGGCCGTGGTGACCGTGCCGACCCCGCTGCTGGAGGACGTGCCCGACCTGTCCTTCGTGGACAGTGCGGCGCTGGCACTGGCGCCGCACGTGACGCGGGGTTCGCTGGTGGTGCTGGAGTCGACCACGTACCCCGGCACCACCCAGGACGTGTTCGGCGCCCTGCTGGAGAAGGAGAGCGGCCTCGCGCCGGGCCCCGACTTCGGCCTGGGGTACAGCCCGGAGCGGATCGACCCCGGCAACCAGTACTGGACGTTCGAGCGGACGCCGAAGCTCGTGTCCGGAGTGGACGCCGACTCCGCGCGCCGGGTGCGGGAGTTCTACGACACCGTGGTCGACACGACCGTGCCGGTGCCCTCGCTCAAGACGGCCGAGCTGGCCAAGCTGATCGAGAACACCTTCCGGCACGTGAACGTCGCACTGGTCAACGAGATGGCGGTGGCCGCCCAGGAGTTGGGCGTCGACATCTGGGACGCCATCGACGCCGCGTCGTCCAAACCGTTCGGGTTCATGCGGTTCACCCCCGGTCCGGGGGTGGGCGGGCACTGCCTGCCGATCGACCCGCGGTACCTGTCGTGGCAGGTGGAGCGCCAGCTCGGCCGCCGGTTCCGGTTCGTCGACCTGGCCAACGACGTGAACAACCAGATGCCGCGGTACGTGGTGCAGCGGCTGGTGGAGGCGCTCAACAACCGCCAGCGGTCCGCCAACGGCTCCAGGGTGCTCGTGCTCGGCCTGGCGTACAAGCGCAACAGCGGCGACGCCCGCGAGTCGCCCGCGGTGCGCGCGGCGGAGCTGCTGCTCCGCATCGGCGCCGAGGTCCGGGCGTCCGACCCGCACGTCCGGGAGTCCGTGCCCATCGACCCGCGGGTCGTGCGGGTGGAGCTGACCGCGGAGGAGATCGGCGCGTCCGACGCCGTCGTGATCATCACCGACCACGACGCCTTCGACTACGAGCTGGTCCGGACGCACGCCCGGTACGTCCTCGACTGCCGCAACCGGCTGGCGCCCGGCCCGCACATCGAACGGCTGTGACACCGGCGGGCACTCCCGCGGGCCACCTCCCGCGGAAGTGCCCGCCGACCCATGTCACAGTCCCGGACCCGCATGCGTCGGTAGTGGCAGGCAAGCGGAGGAGGAACCGAAGGTGCGGACGCAGGAACGCAGCCCGTGGGTAGTGCTGAGCGTGTTGCTCGTGGGCTTCTTCATGACACTGCTGGACACGACGATCGTGAACATCGCGATCCCGGACATGGTGACCGGGCTGGGCGCGTCGTTGGACCAGGTGTTGTGGTTCGTCAACGCCTACACCCTGATGTTCGCCGCCCTCCAGCTGCTGTCCGGCAGGCTGGGCGACCGGCTCGGGGCGCGCACGATGTTCATCGCGGGCCTGGTGATCTTCACCGTCGCGTCGGCCGCGTGCGGCCTGGCGGACACCGCCGTCCAGATGATCGTCACCAGGGCCGTGCAGGGCGTCGGCGCCGCGGTGCTGATGCCGCAGACCCTCGCGCTGATCAGCGCGGTGTTCCCCCCTGCCAAGAGGGGCGCCGCGTTCGGCGTCTGGTCGTCGGTGGCCGGGCTCGCCATCATCACCGGTCCGACCCTGGGCGGCCTGCTGGTCAGCACGGTCGGCTGGCGCTGGATCTTCCTCATCAACGTCCCGCTCGGCGCGTTCGCCGTGGTGGCCGCGCTGGTCGTGGTGCCCAACGCGCGTTCCGGCCGCCAGTCGCGGCTGGACCTGCCGGGGGTGCTGCTCTCCACCGTCGCGCTCTTCCTGATCATCTTCGCGCTGATCGAGGGGCAGAGGTTCAAGTGGGGCGCGGTCTTCTCGTTCGTCACCATCCCGATGCTGCTCGTCACCGGCGTCGTGGTGTTCGCGCTCTTCCTGCTGCTCCAGCGGAACAGGCAGGAGCGCGACCCGCTGCTGCCGTTCCAGCTGTTCCGCAACCGGGTGTTCTCGATCTCGGTGACGCTGTCGTCGGTGATCCTGTTCGCGTCCGTCGGCCTGCTGCTGCCGCTCACCATCTACCTCCAGTCCGTCCTCGGCCTCTCCGCCGTGATGGCGGGCCTGGTGCTGGTGCCGCCGTCGGTGATCTCGCTGCTGCTCTCCCCCGTCGCGGGCAGCCTGGTGGCCAAGGTCGGCGGCCGCGCGATCCTGGTGCCCGGCCTGCTGCTCTACGGCGGCGGCGTGGGCCTGGCGGGCCTGATGGCCGGACCCGACTCCAGCCCGTGGGTGCTGATGCCGGGGCTGATCCTGTTCGGCATCGGCATGGGCGTGGTCTTCCCGGCGATCAACACCCTGGCCATGCGGGACGTCCCGCCCCCGCTGGCGGGCGCGGCGTCGGGCGTGCTCGCCACGACCCGCCAGCTCGGCACCGTGCTGGGCACCGCGACGGTCGGCCTGCTGCTGCAGAGCCGCCTCGCCTCCGAGGTGACCGAGCAGGCCGCGCTCCGGGCCGGTGACGTGCCCGCCGAGGCGCGGGCGGGCTTCCAGGACAGCGTCGCCACCGCGGTCGACCGCGGCCTGGACGTCGGCGCCGGGCGGAGCGGCGGCATCCAGCTGCCACCGGGCCTGTCCCCGTCCGCCGCACAGGAGACGACCCGGATCACGCACGAGGTGTTCGGCTCCGGCTTCACCACGGCCGCGACCTGGGCGCTGGTCCTGACCGCCGTGGTGCAGCTGGTCGGCATGCTGCTCGCGTTCGGGCTGCCGGGCAGGCCCAAGCCGGTGGCGCCGGAACCGGCGGAAGCGCCCGCCGCCGTCGGGGAAGGGCTGTCGTGACAACGGATCCGTTCGACCTGCGGCCACCCGACTGGATGACGTCGCGCTACCGGCACGAGGGGTGGTGGCGGGACAGGTCGATCCTGCACGACCTCGTCAGCGCCGCCGCCACGTGCCCGACCCGGCCCGCGATCGTCTCGTACCGGGCGGAGACGGGCCGGGTGACCACCCTGCGGTACGGCG
This window contains:
- a CDS encoding nucleotide sugar dehydrogenase, encoding MVRLVVVGQGYVGLPLAVRAAEVGHTVIGYDVDEGRIGMLLAGTSYVEDVSDERLACVVAAGTYVPTANPADLAGFEVAVVTVPTPLLEDVPDLSFVDSAALALAPHVTRGSLVVLESTTYPGTTQDVFGALLEKESGLAPGPDFGLGYSPERIDPGNQYWTFERTPKLVSGVDADSARRVREFYDTVVDTTVPVPSLKTAELAKLIENTFRHVNVALVNEMAVAAQELGVDIWDAIDAASSKPFGFMRFTPGPGVGGHCLPIDPRYLSWQVERQLGRRFRFVDLANDVNNQMPRYVVQRLVEALNNRQRSANGSRVLVLGLAYKRNSGDARESPAVRAAELLLRIGAEVRASDPHVRESVPIDPRVVRVELTAEEIGASDAVVIITDHDAFDYELVRTHARYVLDCRNRLAPGPHIERL
- a CDS encoding MFS transporter → MRTQERSPWVVLSVLLVGFFMTLLDTTIVNIAIPDMVTGLGASLDQVLWFVNAYTLMFAALQLLSGRLGDRLGARTMFIAGLVIFTVASAACGLADTAVQMIVTRAVQGVGAAVLMPQTLALISAVFPPAKRGAAFGVWSSVAGLAIITGPTLGGLLVSTVGWRWIFLINVPLGAFAVVAALVVVPNARSGRQSRLDLPGVLLSTVALFLIIFALIEGQRFKWGAVFSFVTIPMLLVTGVVVFALFLLLQRNRQERDPLLPFQLFRNRVFSISVTLSSVILFASVGLLLPLTIYLQSVLGLSAVMAGLVLVPPSVISLLLSPVAGSLVAKVGGRAILVPGLLLYGGGVGLAGLMAGPDSSPWVLMPGLILFGIGMGVVFPAINTLAMRDVPPPLAGAASGVLATTRQLGTVLGTATVGLLLQSRLASEVTEQAALRAGDVPAEARAGFQDSVATAVDRGLDVGAGRSGGIQLPPGLSPSAAQETTRITHEVFGSGFTTAATWALVLTAVVQLVGMLLAFGLPGRPKPVAPEPAEAPAAVGEGLS